In Phyllostomus discolor isolate MPI-MPIP mPhyDis1 chromosome 3, mPhyDis1.pri.v3, whole genome shotgun sequence, a single genomic region encodes these proteins:
- the ABCA2 gene encoding ATP-binding cassette sub-family A member 2 isoform X4 codes for MQSLCPDGQRDELGFLQYANSTVTQLLDRLDRVVQEGNLFDPERPSLGSELEALRQHLEALSSGPDTWDRRADRPAASSFSLDSVARDPRELWRFLTQNLSLPNSTAQALLAAQVDVPEVYHLLFGPSPTLDMESGLPRGQQPWGPPRTSSLFRLEELLMAPTLLEQLTCAPGPGALGRILSVPRGQLPALRGYRDAVCGGQATARARRFSGLAAELQNQLDVAKIAQQLGLDTPNGSVPQPQPPPPRRLQALLEDLLDAQKALRDVDVLSALALLLPQGACAHRAPGAPARGPGGAANSTGGGAGTGSNATAEEGASPAAAPASSDGLQGQCSAFVQLWAALQPILCGNNRTIEPEALRRGNMSSLGFTSKEQRNLGLLVHLMTSNPKILYAPAGSEADRVILKANETFALVGNVTHYAQVWLNISAEIRSFLEQGRLQQHLRWLQQYVAELRLHPEALNLSLEDLPPALRQSNFSLPNGSALLQQLDTIDNAACGWIQFMSKVSVDIFKGFPDEESIVNYTLNQAYQDNVTVFASVIFQTRKDGSLPPHVHYKIRQNSSFTEKTNEIRRAYWRPGPNTGGRFYFLYGFVWIQDMIERAIINTFVGHDVVEPGSYVQMFPYPCYTRDDFLFVIEHMMPLCMVISWVYSVAMTIQHIVAEKEHRLKEVMKTMGLDNAVHWVAWFITGFVQLSISVTALTAILKYGQVLMHSHVLIIWLFLAVYAVATIMFCFLVSVLYSKAKLASACGGIIYFLSYVPYMYVAIREEVAHDKITAFEKCIASLMSTTAFGLGSKYFALYEVAGVGIQWHTFSQSPVEGDDFNLLLAVTMLMVDAVVYGVLTWYIEAVHPGMYGLPRPWYFPLQKSYWLGSGRAEAWEWSWPWAHAPRLSVMEEDQACAMENRRLEETRGMEEEPTHLPLVVCVDKLTKIYKNDKKLALNKLSLNLYENQVVSFLGHNGAGKTTTMSILTGLFPPTSGSATIYGHDIRTEMDEIRKNLGMCPQHNVLFDRLTVEEHLWFYSRLKSMAQAEIRKEMDKMIEDLELSNKRHSLVQTLSGGMKRKLSVAIAFVGGSRAIILDEPTAGVDPYARRAIWDLILKYKPGRTILLSTHHMDEADLLGDRIAIISHGKLRCCGSPLFLKGAYGDGYRLTLVKRPAEPGGPQEPALTSSPPGRAPLSSCSEPQVSQFIRKHVASCLLVSDTSTELSYILPSEAAKKGAFERLFQHLECSLDSLHLSSFGLMDTTLEEVFLKVSEEDQSLENSEADMRESGKDALPGTEGLAALGDAHAGNLARCAGLAQSQASLQSASSVGSARGDEGAGYADVCGDYHPLFNNLQDPDNVSLQDAEAEALSRAGQGSRKLEGWWLKVRQFHGLLVKRFHCARRNSKALSSQILLPALFVCVAMTVALSVPEIGDLPPLVLSPSQYHNYTQPRGNFIPYANEERQEYRFQLSPDASPQQLVSTFRLPSGVGATCVLKSPANGSLGSTLNLSSGESRLLAARFFDSMCLESFTQGLPLSNFVPPPPSPAPSDSPPSQDEDLPQAWNSSLHPTSGPENWTSAPSLPRLVREPVRCTCSAQGTGFSCPSGVGGHPPQMRVVTGDILTDITGHNVSEYLLFTSDRFRLHRYGAITFGNVQKSIPASFGAGAPAMVRKIAVRRAAQVFYNNKGYHSMPTYLNSLNNAILRANLPKSKGHPAAYGITVTNHPMNKTSASLSLDYLLQGTDVVIAIFIIVAMSFVPASFVVFLVAEKSTKAKHLQFVSGCNPVIYWLANYVWDMLNYLVPATCCVIILFVFDLPAYTSPTNFPAVLCLFLLYGWSITPIMYPASFWFEVPSSAYVFLIVINLFIGITATVATFLLQLFEHDKDLKVVNSYLKSCFLIFPNYNLGHGLMEMAYNEYLNEYYAKIGQFDKMKSPFEWDIVTRGLVAMTVEGFVGFFLTIMGQYNFLRQPQRMPVSTKPVEDDVDVASERQRVLRGDADNDMVKIENLTKVYKSRKIGSILAVDRLCLGVRPGECFGLLGVNGAGKTSTFKMLTGDESTTGGEAFVNGHSVLKELLQVQQSLGYCPQFDALFDELTAREHLQLYTRLRGIPWKDEARVVKWALEKLELTKYADKPAGTYSGGNKRKLSTAIALIGNPAFIFLDEPTTGMDPKARRFLWNLILDLIKTGRSVVLTSHSMEECEALCTRLAIMVNGRLRCLGSIQHLKNRFGDGYMITVRTRSSQNVKDVVRFFNRNFPEAVLKERHHTKVQYQLKSERISLAQVFSKMEQVVGVLGIEDYSVSQTTLDNVFVNFAKKQSDNLEQQETEPPSALQSPLGRLFSLFRPRPTPTELRALVAEEPEDLDTEDEGLISFEEERAQLSFNTDTLC; via the exons ATGCAGTCGCTGTGCCCCGACGGCCAGCGGGACGAGCTCGGCTTCCTGCAGTACGCCAACTCCAC ggtCACCCAGCTGCTGGACCGCCTGGACCGCGTGGTGCAGGAGGGCAACCTGTTCGACCCAGAGCGGCCCAGCCTGGGCTCGGAGCTGGAGGCCCTGCGCCAGCACCTGGAGGCCCTCAGCTCGGGCCCCGACACCTGGGACCGCCGCGCGGACAGGCCTGCAG cctcctccttctctctggaTTCGGTGGCCAGGGACCCAAGGGAGCTGTGGCGTTTCCTGACACAGAACCTGTCGCTGCCTAACAGCAcggcccaggccctgctggctgCCCAGGTGGACGTGCCCGAG GTCTATCACCTGCTCTTCGGCCCCTCGCCTACCCTGGACATGGAGTCAGGCCTCCCCAGGGGTCAGCAACCCTGGGGCCCCCCACGTACCAGTTCCCTCTTTCGGTTGGAG GAGCTGCTGATGGCCCCCACCCTCCTAGAGCAGCTCACGTGCGCACCGGGCCCCGGGGCGCTGGGCCGCATCCTCTCGGTGCCCCGGGGGCAGCTGCCAGCCCTGCGGGGCTACCGGGATGCGGTCTGCGGCGGGCAGGCCACCGCCCGCGCCCGGCGCTTTTCTGGGCTGGCGGCGGAGCTCCAGAACCAGCTGGACGTGGCCAAGATCGCCCAGCAG CTGGGCCTGGACACCCCCAACGGATCGGTGCCCCAGCCACAGCCGCCACCCCCGCGGCGGCTGCAGGCCCTGCTGGAGGACCTGCTGGACGCCCAGAAGGCTCTGCGGGACGTGGACGTCCTGTcggccctggccctgctgctgccccagggcgCCTGCGCCCACCGGGCTCCCGGAGCCCCGGCCCGCGGTCCCGGCGGGGCGGCCAACAgcacagggggcggggcgggcacggGCTCCAACGCCACGGCGGAGGAGGGGGCCTCGCCCGCTGCGGCGCCCGCCTCCTCGGACGGCCTGCAGGGCCAGTGCTCCGCCTTCGTGCAGCTCTGGGCCGCCCTACAGCCCATCCTGTGTGGTAACAACCG CACCATTGAGCCAGAGGCGCTACGGCGGGGCAACATGAGCTCCCTGGGCTTCACGAGCAAGGAACAGCGGAACCTGGGCCTCCTGGTGCACCTCATGACCAGCAACCCCAAGATCCTGTACGCGCCCGCGGGTTCCGAGGCGGATCGCGTCATCCTCAAG GCCAACGAGACCTTTGCCCTTGTAGGCAACGTGACCCACTACGCCCAGGTCTGGCTCAACATCTCGGCCGAGATCCGGAGCTTCCTGGAGCAGGGCCGGCTTCAGCAGCACCTGCGCTGGCTGCAGCAG TACGTGGCGGAGCTGCGGCTGCACCCCGAGGCGCTGAACCTGTCGCTGGAGGACCTGCCGCCCGCCCTGCGACAGAGCAACTTCTCCCTGCCCAACGGCTCGgccctcctgcagcagctggacACCATCGACAACGCGGCCTGCGGCTGGATCCAGTTCATGTCCAAG gtcagCGTGGACATTTTCAAGGGCTTCCCGGACGAGGAGAGCATCGTCAACTACACCCTGAACCAAGCCTACCAGGACAACGTCACCGTGTTCGCCA GCGTGATCTTCCAGACGCGCAAGGACGGCTCCCTGCCGCCCCACGTCCACTATAAGATCCGCCAGAACTCCAGCTTCACCGAGAAAACCAACGAGATCCGCCGGGCCTACTGGCGGCCCGGGCCCAACACCGGTGGGCGCTTCTACTTCCTTTACGGCTTCGTCTGGATCCAGG ACATGATAGAGCGCGCCATCATCAACACATTCGTGGGGCACGACGTGGTGGAGCCGGGCAGCTACGTCCAGATGTTCCCCTACCCCTGCTACACCCGAGACGA CTTCCTGTTCGTCATCGAGCACATGATGCCGCTGTGCATGGTGATCTCCTGGGTGTACTCGGTGGCCATGACCATCCAGCACATCGTGGCGGAGAAGGAGCACCGGCTgaaggag GTGATGAAGACCATGGGCCTGGACAACGCCGTGCACTGGGTGGCCTGGTTCATCACAGGCTTCGTGCAGCTCTCCATCTCCGTGACCGCCCTCACCGCCATCCTCAAGTACGGCCAGGTGCTCATGCACAGCCACGTGCTCATCATCTGGCTCTTCCTGGCTGTCTACGCCGTGGCCACCATCATGTTCTG CTTCCTGGTGTCTGTGCTGTACTCCAAGGCCAAGCTGGCCTCGGCCTGCGGCGGCATCATCTACTTCCTGAGCTACGTGCCCTACATGTACGTGGCGATCCGAGAGGAGGTGGCCCATGACAAGATCACCGCCTTCGAGAAGTGCATCGCG TCCCTGATGTCCACCACAGCCTTTGGCCTGGGCTCCAAGTACTTCGCCCTGTACGAGGTGGCGGGCGTGGGCATCCAGTGGCACACGTTCAGCCAGTCGCCTGTGGAGGGGGACGACTTCAACCTGCTCCTGGCCGTCACCATGCTGATGGTGGACGCCGTGGTCTACGGCGTGCTCACGTGGTACATCGAGGCCGTGCACCCAG GCATGTACGGGCTGCCGCGGCCCTGGTACTTTCCACTGCAGAAGTCCTACTGGCTGGGCAGCGGGCGGGCAGAGGCGTGGGAGTGGAGCTGGCCCTGGGCGCACGCCCCCCGCCTCAGCGTCATGGAGGAGGACCAGGCCTGTGCCATGGAGAACCGGCGCTTGG AGGAGACTCGGGGCATGGAGGAAGAGCCCACCCACTTGCCACTGGTGGTCTGCGTGGACAAGCTCACCAAGATCTACAAGAACGACAAGAAGCTGGCCCTGAATAAGCTGAGCCTGAACCTCTACGAGAACCAGGTGGTGTCCTTCCTGGGCCACAACGGGGCCGGCAAGACCACCACCAT GTCTATCCTCACGGGCCTGTTCCCGCCCACGTCCGGCTCGGCCACCATCTACGGGCACGACATCCGGACGGAGATGGACGAGATCCGCAagaacctgggcatgtgcccccAGCACAACGTGCTCTTCGACCGGCTCACGGTGGAGGAGCACCTCTGGTTCTACTCGCGGCTGAAGAGCATGGCGCAGGCGGAGATCCGCAAGGAGATGGACAA AATGATCGAAGACCTGGAGCTCTCCAACAAGCGGCACTCGCTGGTGCAGACGCTGTCCGGTGGCATGAAGCGCAAGCTCTCCGTGGCCATTGCCTTCGTGGGCGGGTCCCGCGCTATCATCCTGGACGAGCCCACGGCTGGCGTGGACCCCTACGCGCGCCGCGCCATCTGGGACCTCATCCTGAAGTACAAGCCAG GCCGCACCATCCTCCTGTCCACCCACCACATGGACGAGGCCGACCTGCTCGGGGACCGCATCGCCATCATCTCCCACGGGAAGCTCAGGTGCTGCGGCTCCCCGCTGTTCCTCAAAGGCGCCTACGGGGACGGCTACCGCCTCACACTGGTCAAGCGTCCTGCCGAGCCCGGCGGCCCCCAAG AGCCCGCGCTGACGTCCAGCCCGCCGGGCCGGGCCCCGCTGAGCAGCTGCTCCGAGCCCCAGGTGTCCCAGTTCATCCGCAAGCACgtggcctcctgcctcctggtctCCGACACCAGCACCGAGCTCTCCTACATCCTGCCCAGTGAGGCCGCCAAGAAGGGGGCCTTCGAGCGCCTCTTccag CACCTGGAGTGCAGCCTGGACTCCTTACACCTGAGCAGCTTCGGGCTGATGGACACCACGCTGGAGGAAGTGTTCCTGAAGGTGTCCGAGGAGGACCAGTCGCTGGAGAACAGCGAGGCGG ACATGAGAGAGTCCGGGAAGGACGCGCTGCCCGGGACGGAGGGCCTGGCCGCGCTGGGCGACGCGCACGCGGGCAACCTGGCCAGGTGCGCGGGGCTGGCCCAGTCCCAGGCGTCCCTGCAGTCTGCGTCCTCCGTGGGCTCTGCGCGCGGGGACGAGGGAGCCGGGTATGCCGACGTCTGTGGTGACTACCACCCCCTCTTCAACAACCTGCAGGACCCCGACAACGTCAGCTTGCAAG ACGCGGAGGCGGAGGCCCTCTCCAGGGCGGGCCAGGGCAGCCGCAAGCTGGAGGGCTGGTGGCTGAAGGTGCGCCAGTTCCACGGGCTCCTGGTGAAGCGCTTCCACTGCGCCCGCCGCAACTCCAAGGCGCTGTCCTCTCAGATCCTGCTGCCCGCGCTGTTCGTCTGCGTGGCCATGACGGTGGCCCTCTCCGTCCCCGAGATCG gCGACCTGCCCCCGCTGGTCCTGTCCCCCTCCCAGTACCACAACTACACCCAGCCCCGCGGCAACTTCATCCCCTACGCCAACGAGGAGCGGCAGGAGTACCG CTTCCAGCTGTCGCCCGACGCCAGCCCCCAGCAGCTGGTGAGCACGTTCCGGCTGCCGTCGGGCGTGGGTGCCACCTGCGTGCTCAAGTCTCCGGCCAACGGCTCCCTGGGGTCCACGCTGAACCTGAGCAGCGGGGAGTCCCGCCTGCTGGCCGCGCGGTTCTTCGACAGCATGTGCCTGGAGTCCTTCACGCAGGGGCTGCCCCTGTCCAACTTCGTGCCGCCCCCGCCCTCGCCCGCCCCGTCCGACTCCCCGCCGTCCCAGGACGAGGACCTGCCGCAGGCCTGGAACTCCTCCCTGCATCCCACCTCCGGGCCAG AGAACTGGACGTCCGCGCCCTCCCTGCCGCGCCTGGTGCGGGAGCCCGTCCGCTGCACCTGCTCCGCACAGGGCACCGGCTTCTCCTGCCCGAGCGGCGTGGGCGGGCACCCGCCCCAGATGCGGGTGGTCACGGGCGACATCCTGACCGACATCACTGGCCACAACGTCTCCGAGTACCTGCTGTTCACCTCCGACCGCTTCCGGCTGCACCG GTACGGGGCCATCACCTTCGGCAACGTGCAGAAGTCCATCCCGGCCTCCTTCGGCGCCGGGGCCCCGGCCATGGTGCGGAAGATCGCGGTGCGCCGGGCAGCCCAG GTTTTCTACAACAACAAGGGCTACCACAGCATGCCCACCTACCTTAACAGCCTCAACAACGCCATCCTGCGTGCCAACCTGCCCAAGAGCAAGGGCCACCCGGCCGCCTACG GCATCACTGTCACCAACCACCCCATGAACAAGACCAGCGCCAGCCTCTCCCTGGATTACCT GCTGCAGGGGACAGACGTGGTCATCGCCATCTTCATCATCGTGGCCATGTCCTTCGTGCCGGCCAGCTTCGTGGTCTTCCTGGTGGCCGAGAAGTCCACCAAGGCCAAGCACCTGCAGTTCGTCAGCGGCTGCAACCCCGTCATCTACTGGCTGGCCAACTACGTGTGGGACATG CTGAACTACCTGGTCCCGGCCACCTGCTGCGTCATCATCCTGTTTGTGTTCGACTTGCCGGCCTACACGTCGCCCACCAACTTCCCTGCGGTGCTCTGTCTGTTCCTGCTCTACGG GTGGTCCATCACCCCCATCATGTACCCGGCCTCCTTCTGGTTCGAGGTCCCCAGCTCGGCCTACGTGTTTCTCATCGTCATCAACCTCTTCATTGGCATCACGGCCACCGTGGCCACCTTCCTGCTGCAACTCTTCGAGCATGACAAG GACCTGAAGGTCGTCAACAGTTACCTGAAGAGCTGCTTCCTCATCTTCCCCAACTACAACCTGGGCCACGGGCTCATGGAGATGGCTTACAACGAGTACCTCAACGAGTACTACGCCAAGATTG GCCAGTTCGACAAGATGAAGTCCCCGTTCGAGTGGGACATCGTCACCAGGGGGCTGGTGGCCATGACCGTGGAGGGCTTCGTGGGCTTCTTCCTCACCATCATGGGCCAGTACAACTTCCTGCGGCAGCCACA GCGCATGCCCGTGTCCACCAAACCCGTGGAGGACGATGTGGATGTGGCCAGCGAGCGGCAGCGAGTGCTGCGGGGCGACGCCGACAATGACATGGTCAAGATTGAGAACCTGACCAAG GTGTACAAGTCCCGGAAGATCGGCAGCATCCTGGCCGTGGACCGCCTGTGTCTGGGTGTGCGTCCTGGCGAGTGCTTCGGCCTCCTAGGCGTCAATGGCGCGGGCAAGACCAGCACCTTCAAGATGCTGACGGGCGACGAGAGCACGACGGGGGGCGAGGCCTTTGTCAACGGGCACAG CGTGCTCAAGGAACTGCTCCAGGTGCAACAAAGCCTGGGGTACTGCCCGCAGTTCGACGCCCTGTTCGACGAGCTCACGGCCCGGGAGCACCTGCAGCTGTACACGCGGCTCCGCGGCATCCCCTGGAAGGACGAAGCCCGG GTGGTGAAGTGGGCCCTGGAGAAGCTGGAGCTGACCAAGTACGCGGACAAGCCCGCCGGCACCTACAGCGGAGGCAACAAGCGGAAGCTGTCCACGGCCATTGCCCTCATCGGGAACCCCGCCTTTATCTTCCTG GACGAGCCCACCACAGGCATGGACCCCAAGGCCAGGCGCTTCCTCTGGAACCTCATCCTGGACCTCATCAAGACGGGGCGCTCGGTGGTGCTGACGTCGCACAG CATGGAGGAGTGCGAGGCGCTGTGCACGCGACTAGCCATCATGGTGAACGGGCGTCTGCGCTGTCTGGGCAGCATCCAGCACCTGAAGAACCG GTTTGGAGATGGCTACATGATCACGGTGAGGACCAGGAGCAGCCAGAACGTCAAGGACGTGGTGCGGTTCTTCAACCGAAACTTCCCAGAGGCGGTGCTGAag GAGCGGCACCACACGAAGGTGCAGTACCAGCTGAAGTCGGAGCGCATCTCGCTGGCGCAAGTGTTCAGCAAGATGGAGCAGgtggtgggggtgctgggcatCGAGGACTACTCGGTCAGCCAGACCACCCTGGACAAC GTGTTTGTGAACTTCGCCAAGAAGCAGAGTGACAACTTGGAGCAGCAGGAGACGGAGCCGCCCTCGGCCCTGCAGTCCCCCCTAGGCCGCCTGTTCAGCCTGTTCCGGCCGCGGCCCACACCGACCGAGCTGCGGGCACTGGTGGCCGAGGAGCCCGAGGACCTGGACACCGAGGACGAGGGCCTCATCAGCTTCGAGGAGGAACGG GCCCAGCTCTCCTTCAACACGGACACGCTCTGCTGA